A single Eulemur rufifrons isolate Redbay chromosome 9, OSU_ERuf_1, whole genome shotgun sequence DNA region contains:
- the PTRH2 gene encoding peptidyl-tRNA hydrolase 2, mitochondrial isoform X1, with the protein MMPSKSLVMEYLAHPGAFTLAAGVACGMCLGWGLRGRFGMLSKSLTSKTDTETGTEASVLGDNGEYKMILVVRTDLKMGKGKVAAQCSHAAVSAYKQVQRRNPEMLKQWEYCGQPKVVVKAPDEETLVELLTHAKMLGLIVSLIQDAGRTQIAPGSRTVLGIGPGPADLIDKVTGHLKLY; encoded by the exons ATG ATGCCCTCCAAATCCTTGGTTATGGAATATTTGGCTCATCCTGGTGCTTTCACCTTGGCTGCTGGAGTTGCTTGTGGCAtgtgcctgggctggggcctCCGAGGACGCTTTGGGATGCTCTCCAAAAGCTTGACGagcaagacagacacagagactgGAACTGAAGCAAGCGTCTTAGGAGACAATGGAGAGTACAAAATGATTCTTGTGGTTCGAACCGACTTAaagatgggaaaaggaaaagtgGCTGCCCAGTGCTCTCATGCTGCTGTTTCTGCCTACAAGCAAGTTCAAAGGAGAAACCCTGAAATGCTCAAACAGTGGGAATACTGTGGCCAGCCCAAAGTAGTGGTCAAAGCTCCTGATGAAGAAACCCTGGTTGAATTACTGACCCACGCGAAAATGCTGGGACTGATTGTGAGTTTAATCCAAGATGCTGGACGTACTCAGATTGCACCAGGCTCTCGAACTGTCCTAGGAATTGGGCCAGGACCAGCAGACCTAATAGACAAAGTCACCGGTCACCTAAAACTTTACTAG
- the PTRH2 gene encoding peptidyl-tRNA hydrolase 2, mitochondrial isoform X2 — MPSKSLVMEYLAHPGAFTLAAGVACGMCLGWGLRGRFGMLSKSLTSKTDTETGTEASVLGDNGEYKMILVVRTDLKMGKGKVAAQCSHAAVSAYKQVQRRNPEMLKQWEYCGQPKVVVKAPDEETLVELLTHAKMLGLIVSLIQDAGRTQIAPGSRTVLGIGPGPADLIDKVTGHLKLY, encoded by the coding sequence ATGCCCTCCAAATCCTTGGTTATGGAATATTTGGCTCATCCTGGTGCTTTCACCTTGGCTGCTGGAGTTGCTTGTGGCAtgtgcctgggctggggcctCCGAGGACGCTTTGGGATGCTCTCCAAAAGCTTGACGagcaagacagacacagagactgGAACTGAAGCAAGCGTCTTAGGAGACAATGGAGAGTACAAAATGATTCTTGTGGTTCGAACCGACTTAaagatgggaaaaggaaaagtgGCTGCCCAGTGCTCTCATGCTGCTGTTTCTGCCTACAAGCAAGTTCAAAGGAGAAACCCTGAAATGCTCAAACAGTGGGAATACTGTGGCCAGCCCAAAGTAGTGGTCAAAGCTCCTGATGAAGAAACCCTGGTTGAATTACTGACCCACGCGAAAATGCTGGGACTGATTGTGAGTTTAATCCAAGATGCTGGACGTACTCAGATTGCACCAGGCTCTCGAACTGTCCTAGGAATTGGGCCAGGACCAGCAGACCTAATAGACAAAGTCACCGGTCACCTAAAACTTTACTAG